The nucleotide sequence AAAGAGTTTGTTAGAGATATTTCATAGGAAAGACCACCTGTAAAGAGGCTTGGgaaaaggacaaaatagttggttATAAGGGGTGGGATCTGCTGTGGCAACACTCAGGCTAGAGGTATAAATACCCTCTGGTTTCGGCTTGTAAGGACATGAGAATTATCAGAAGAAATTCTACCTTTCTCCTCTATTTTcatctctctctgttttctcttctttccctttAATTCCAATCTCTCTTACCTTCTTCGTCTACTCTAAATCCCCTACTACACCCTCTAATTCACATCGAATTGGAAGGTGGTTCTCCTTGTCAGATTGGGTCTATGACAAACTGGTATTAGAGCACCGATCCTAGGCATAGCAGTGGAAGTGAAGGATGGTGGATGGAACCCGCGTGAAGAATTTTGAGGCGCAATTGCAATAGGTGAATTCAACAATGGTCGAGCTTTAGAATAAAATGGGTCAAATGGAGGCGGGAGAAGCCCAAAACCAAGAGGCGATTAGGACTATGGATGGCAAGATGGAAGGTGCCTTGGAAGGAATGGAGCGAAGGCTGGAAGGTATGGAACATAGACTAGATGGGTCCATGGCGAGGCTGCGAGATGACATGCAACAGTTTATGGTTATGTTCACACGCCAAAACCAGGTAAGGATGGTTGATAACTTTCCACCTAGGGATAGAAATGAACCTATATTGCATAGAAATGGGGGAGATAGGGGTCGTGCCAATGCAGAAGTGGAGGTAGACCTAGAAGAAACATTGGAAGGAGTGGTGGGGAATGATAGGAATGGTGCGCCTAACGGGCAGCAACTGGGGCTCACTATGCCTCGGATGGAAATTCCTATCTTCGAGGGGGTTAACCTCCGGTGGTGGATAAGGAAATGTGAAAGGGTCTTCGTGTGGAACAACATACCAATGAGGCAGCTAGTAACACTCACTGCAGCCTACTTTAATGAGGCTGTTGATGCCTAGTTTCAGGGGTGTGTAAGTGTGCAGAACGAGTTCATCTGGGATGAGTTTGCAGCCAAACTATGTGaaagatttggagaaagaaatagggTAGACACaattgaggagttcaacaagctAAAACAAACTGGAAGTGTAGAGATgtacttaaaaatatttgaggatttgaGGTCCTACATGATTCAACAAAACCCACACCTCACTGAAGCTTATTCGTATCAAGCTTCTTGAGTGGGCTTAGTGAGGACATAAGGCCAATGGTAAAGATGATTAGGCCCCAAACAATAGAACAAACGACTGAAAGTGCAAGGTTACAAGCAATGATTGTAGAAGCACTTATAAAGAAATAGAGACAACAACACAAGGGGTTAACAGTGGGATCAACCAGTGGGGGAGTCAAGTATGTTAACAGAGAAGTAGGCAAGAGTGGAGGAAGTATGAAACAAGGGGCAAGGTCCAGCACTGTGCCTTATGGGAAGCAATTAAGAGAGCGAAGAAAGTTGGTTGGCCTCTGTTTTAGATGTGGGGATAAGTATCATCTCGGATATCAATGTAAGAGGCAAATTTTATTGTTGGAAGGGGAAAAGGAGGATGAAGTTGAGGGGACTAAAGAGGAAGTAGAAGATGGTGGTGTCGGAAGAAAACAACGGAGAAATTTCACTACATGCACTTAAAGGAGTGACTAACAAGAAGATAATTAAAGTAGCAGGGAGTATGAAGAATCATAACTTACTGATcctaattgatagtggaagcacacatagcttccttgatgaagggACAACTAAGAGGCTAAAATGCCCACTCTAGGGAACTCAACCCCTAAGCGTGACAATAGCAAATGGTAGTAGGGTACTTAGCAAATCAGCATGCCACGGGTTTacttgggagatgcaaggagagaAATTTGAGGCTGCTACAATTAGGGAGATGTGATGTGGTGTGTTGGGGGTTGACTAGATGAAGGAAGCAAGCCCCAtaagttttgatttcaatagaATGGAGGTTTCCTTTGACAAGGGAGGAAAGAAAATGACATTGAGTGGGGGAAGGGAAACCAGATCTTGCAAAATGATCTCGGGGAAGAAATTGCCCAAAATGTTCAAGAACAAATGGTGTCAACTGTCCCAATTATTCTCACTAGTGGCTGTGGGGGAAGGCTCACTTATGATAGTGGAGGAAGGGTCTGAAAAGGAGCTGCAAGTGGAAGTACACTTGACGGTCACATCTCAACCCTGGGAGCTTGACCAGGTACATTCTCAACACTTTATTGATGAACTATTGGAAGACTACAATGACTTATTCGTTGAACCCATAGCGTTACCTCCAACTTGAACCTTGGATCACTCCATAAACTTAAATCCTAATGCTGAACCCATCAACATCAGGTCCTATAGGTGCTCCCCAAcccaaaaaaccaaaattgAAAAGATGGTGAAAGATATGTTAAACCAATCTTTCATAAGACATAGCCAAAACTCTTTTGCCTCGCCAGTCCTCctagttaaaaagaaggatgggtcttggcgtttttgtgttggctaccataaattgaatgccttaactattaaaaacaaattccctatacccttagtcagtgttctaaaaatcgggcTAGGCGCTAGGCGGCCGCTGGCCGCCCCGAAATTGCCCTAGTCGGGCCTCTTAGGCGCCGGCCTGAGTAATTGGCCGACTTGGGTGCCTAGGTGGCCCAAGCGGCGCCTAGTCGGCCAGCGCGCCTAGGgcttttttcaatttaaatatcagtttttagggcttttttttgctaaatcataaatcaaacGATTCAAACTTGTTAGCGTCTCCCCCTCTTCACTCTCTTCTCACCTCAACGCTGCTGCCTCAAcgccgccaagcttcatcggcCCGCCAGTAGCTCACCGCCGTCGCTGCATCCAGCTCCATCCTCGCCGCCAAGTTTCATCATCACCGCCTCTTCTCTGTCGCGTCCTCCTCTTCCTCGTTGCCTCAGCATCGTCGCCTCCGCCCTCGTCCTCGCCGTCGAGCTCCATCTCCGCCACGGCAAGGTCCATCTCCGTCCACTCgtaacccctctctctctctctctgttttgcGTTTGCTGCGTTGCTGATTtcgtttttatgttttttattttttattttatttcatttttcttttctatttatatataattattagatttatatttagtttttattattaattatatatattctttaatatttccaaaaaatttGCTACTTGCTTATAGACTTATAGTATATTACtatattgatgtttttattattgattatatttctgtttttattatattgtaaaacataaattattttgctattttattatcttaatttgaatcatttgattattttacaGCCATGAAtcatgatatgttattgttattttgaacACTAAGTGAGGTTATTCGTTATATATAGGTTTCTATTGCAACtttcttcaattaaattaataatgtcGGATGGGACTCGAAGTACAGGAGCATCGTCTGATGCAGCTTCggtttttaaaaggaaatccaATGATATTggatgggagtatggaatgttaattgatccgaagaatatggataaagttaaatgtaagttgtgtgGTAAAATTATGTCTGGCGGAGTTTACAGAATAAAAGAACACATAGGTCATATTTTCAgaaatgtttctgcatgtccaaaatcttcttcGGATGATCAAGCTAAATGCAAGAATGCTATTGCCGAggcaaagagtaagaagaagaataagaagaaggaggaagatttgatgagatcttctgttaatatttctgaagggggggatgatgaagatgaattgaaaGAGTTAGGTAGCAAAAAAACGCCCCATACTCTTGGccctatggataagtttgcAACTTCCATCAGTCATGAAACTTATTTGACGAAAAGGCAACAAAATATCAATGAAACACTCTTCAAAGAAAGAACACAGACTGTTCGTGAgtattgtgctagatgggtgtatgAAGCTGGTATTCCTTTCAATGCGATAGATCATGATagtttcaaattgtttgttgaggcggtCGGTCAATTTGGCCCGGGCTTCAAACCTCCTAGTCAATACCAGTTGAGAGAACCGTTGTTAAAGGGAGAAGTTGATAGAACTAAAGAATTActaaagaagcatgaagaagagtgggcacaaaatgggtgctccattatgacagatgcttggacaGACAGAAAAATGAGGAGCATCATGAACGTATGTGTTAATTCTCATGCAGGTACTATTTTTTTGTCTTCCAAAGAGTCTTCAGACGAAGCACATACAAGCGAACTCATTTTTGAATATGTGGACAAGTGCATCGAGCAAGTTGGCCCACAAAATGTCATCCAAGTAGTAACAGACAATGCTGCCAACAATATGGGAGCagcaaaattattgaaattgaagaggccaaatatcttttggacatcatgtgctactcacactatcaatttgatgcttgaaagtattggaaaactACCGAAGTTTAaaaaagtcattgatcaggTCAAGAGTTTGACgatcttcatttatgcacaccataagacaTTGTCCTTAATGAGATCATTTACAAAGAAGAGGGATATTGTGAGACCGGGAGTTACTAGATtcgcttcttctttccttactttgcaaagtttgatggagaaatAAGCTCAAATGAGGACAATGTTTACTAGCTCTGAATGGGATGAGTGCAAATGGTCAAAGactgttaaagggaaagcaacatatgctactgtgatgagcattactttttggaatggtgtgaaTTTATGCCTCAAGGTTTTTGCTCCTTTGGTGAAGGTACTTCAAATTGTTGATGCAGATAAAAAGCattctatgggctttttatatGGAGAGCTTAAGCATGCAAAGGAAGCTATTAAGGAGGCCCTAAAGAATATTGAGAAGAACTATCAGCCTATTATTGAGATTATTGAAGTAAGGGtaaaagataggctagatagtccactGCATTTTgcggcttaccttttgaattCCTATTACTTTTTTAAGGATATGGGTATAAAACTTGATCATGAAGTCATGGATGGATTTTTTAactgtgtggagatgttttatgatGCCAATGGTGAATTGCAAGGTCATGTTGTAAATATTGAGTTGCCAAAATATACTCATAAAGAAAGAACTTTTGGAAAATCGTGGGCAACTCAAGGGTGTGCagaaaatgatgacaattataatccaggtataaaatttatttaatcattttctgAACTTCTATTGTGTATaagtttatttactttatacttgtttgacctatgtagTTAAATGGTGGATAACTTATGGAAATCAcactccaaacttgcaacgaatggcgaTAAGGATCCTTTCATTAACTAGTAGTTCGTttggttgtgaaagaaattggaacacttttgaaggggttagtgtatactttaaaacgtttttaatactttaatttcattattcctatcatttaaagacttaaattaatattacttttattttatttatgtagatacgtacgaagaaaagaaatagactggatgtgcatcgattgaacaatcttgtttatgtccaatttaatgcaaaattgatgaacaagcaaaagagagagaaggaaaggaatgttgatgtgtTACTTTCTAGTGATGCCAgcaatgcacaaggatggattgttgaaggaggagatgatgaagaaattgatccTGGTACGGGGCTTACTTGagaagtggttggtgaagcatctggagcagacgagatgcttcaatctcgaagaagttctaggatgagagagcttcatgaagatgatttccaatcagaagaagaagaagatgagcaagagctcaatgaatttgattttgaatctgatgaagatcatgtattagaagaatatggagaggaagaagtctaattagatagttagatacTTAAATTCTTCAagtatggtttatgttgcattattgttgcttttATCTTATTGAACCTAGAACTGATCTAcaacaatttgttttctcatgcttaattctatatttcacttgtcattccattattgttgtatttttggtttatgttgcattattaatgctttttaactttgattaaattgaaaataacatcaaattacatcacaaaatttaaaaaaaaaaaatagcaatttttctaggccccgcctaggcgctaggccccagcctggcgcctgactagcgcctagcgccttttagaacactgcccTTAGTAGAGGACTTGATGGATGAACTACATGATGCCcatttcttttcaaaacttgacCTTAGATCCGACTaccatcaaattaaaataaagccAGAATATGTCCATAAAATCGCTTTTAGGACACATCAAgaccattttgaatttttggtaatGCCATTCGGGCTCACTAATGCCCCAACCACATTTCAATccctaatgaaccaaatttttgagCAATACCTAAGGAAGTTTGTTCTAGTATTCTTTGACGATATCCTTGTATAGAGCCCCACCTTGGACCAACATATATCTCACCTTAAAACCACCCTTAAAGTCCTTAGAGCTAACTAACTTTTCATCAAAAAGTCAAAATGTGCATTTGGACAGAATcaagtggagtatttggggcattTAATTTCTGGGGCAGTGGTTAGTATCGACCCTAAAAAAGTAGAAGCCATGTTGGCTTggcttgtaacatcccgcattgagcgataggaaggactagatcaacttaccttgatgggtttacgcgaacttctcaggagCTACCCTagatcaagcacgcttaatccgaAAGTTCTTTATTCACATTCATCGCAAAAGGTATtcaactagtgttgtttccttccttgcTATCCTCGATaaatatactagcttctctagagtcccttcttggacCTGACCTTAGGCtatcggggtattacattctccccccttgagcacatggcGCCCTTGTCATATAACCTTGCAACTGGTCCTAGATCTTCTCCTCTTTGGGGATTGTCATCCTAAAAGCCTGCTAGGAGCCGCTCTTTGTTTAGGCCTTCGCACCTCGATGCCACTCCTCGCCCTTATCAGACCGCATTTTccaagggtcagctctgataccacttgtaacatctcgcatcgagcgataggaaggacctaATCAatttatcctgatgggcctacgcgaacttccaagggtcacccatccttgagctactctagctcaagcacgcttaattcgagagttctttatttatattcagctcaaaaggtatttagctggtgttgttttcttctttactatcatcgatatatatactagcttctctagagtctctTCTTGGACCTAAccttgggctcttggggtattatataGCTCAAACCCACCACAATGAGGGCCTTGAAAGGATTCCTTGGGCTAACGGGTTATTATTGTCAATTTGTCAAGGGATATGAGACTATAAGTAAACCTCTAATAGAATTCTTAAAGAAGTGAAGCTTTAGTTGGGGGCAGGCTGAGGCAGCATTTGAAAAGTTAAAGAGGGTGGGTAAGGTTTTAGTTTTGGGGCTACCAAACTTTAGCCAACCATTTGTGGTAGAAACAAATGCTTTTGGGAGTGGCATTAGGGCGATATTGTCCCAAAAAGAAAGACCCTTAGCCTTCTTAAGCCAAGCTCTAAGTGGTAGACATATGGGCCTAAAGTATATATGAGAGAATTCTTGGCAGTTTTGATAGTAGTGGATAAGTGGCTTCATTACTTGGAGGGGGggaaatttataattaagacGAACCATGAAAGTTTGAAATTCTTATTGTAACAAAAATTGTAAACTCAACTACAAAAAGGATGGCCAAACTAATGGGATTGGATTATTCAATACAATATTGGAAGGGT is from Diospyros lotus cultivar Yz01 chromosome 2, ASM1463336v1, whole genome shotgun sequence and encodes:
- the LOC127794867 gene encoding uncharacterized protein LOC127794867, with translation MRTMFTSSEWDECKWSKTVKGKATYATVMSITFWNGVNLCLKVFAPLVKVLQIVDADKKHSMGFLYGELKHAKEAIKEALKNIEKNYQPIIEIIEVRVKDRLDSPLHFAAYLLNSYYFFKDMGIKLDHEVMDGFFNCVEMFYDANGELQGHVVNIELPKYTHKERTFGKSWATQGCAENDDNYNPVKWWITYGNHTPNLQRMAIRILSLTSSSFGCERNWNTFEGIRTKKRNRLDVHRLNNLVYVQFNAKLMNKQKREKERNVDVLLSSDASNAQGWIVEGGDDEEIDPGTGLT